The following are from one region of the Endozoicomonas sp. 4G genome:
- a CDS encoding RNA polymerase sigma factor FliA, with amino-acid sequence MDATAQDVQAIKAAQEKSQEKSQKLIQTEMVETHKALVKRIANHLAARMPASVQIDDLVQSGMIGLLEAASKYDASKGASFETFAGIRIRGAMLDEIRKGDWGPRSVYRNSRKVTEAIQKVEARLGRDARDFEVAQELEVNLDEFYTILSDLRGCRLFSFEELFDSEESRMQARSGDRGPSADIQEEKFKYALVEAIEKLPEREKLVLMLYYDEEMNLKEIGKVLGVSESRVSQIHSQAAVRLRARLHHWLG; translated from the coding sequence ATGGATGCTACAGCACAGGATGTGCAGGCAATTAAAGCGGCTCAGGAAAAGAGTCAGGAAAAGAGTCAGAAACTGATTCAGACCGAAATGGTTGAAACCCATAAAGCCCTGGTAAAAAGAATCGCTAACCATCTGGCAGCCAGAATGCCAGCCAGCGTTCAGATCGACGATCTGGTTCAATCAGGCATGATCGGTCTGCTGGAAGCGGCCTCAAAATACGATGCCAGTAAAGGAGCCAGTTTCGAAACCTTTGCCGGTATCCGTATCCGTGGTGCCATGCTGGATGAAATCCGTAAAGGTGACTGGGGACCAAGATCCGTATACAGAAACAGTCGTAAAGTGACGGAAGCGATTCAGAAAGTTGAAGCCCGCCTGGGAAGAGATGCCAGAGATTTCGAAGTGGCCCAGGAGCTGGAAGTTAATCTCGATGAGTTCTACACCATTCTTAGTGATCTCCGTGGTTGTCGACTGTTCAGTTTTGAAGAACTGTTCGACAGCGAAGAGTCCAGAATGCAGGCCCGTTCTGGAGATCGGGGCCCATCCGCCGATATTCAGGAAGAGAAGTTCAAGTATGCCCTGGTGGAAGCGATAGAGAAGTTACCTGAGCGAGAAAAGCTGGTGCTGATGCTTTATTACGATGAGGAAATGAATCTCAAGGAGATTGGTAAGGTTCTCGGTGTCAGCGAGTCCAGAGTCAGTCAGATTCACTCCCAGGCCGCTGTCAGATTGAGAGCCAGACTTCATCACTGGTTAGGTTAA
- a CDS encoding rhodanese-like domain-containing protein, translating to MKWNFYLAGCFLALTSCFLSAQEAPVHIKNVVTINSQQAKRLHELGALFIDVRPYQQWQWGHIERSNSLDLRAGFRQLFAPDTLDKKTPIVIYGNSTYHMRGAVASYLAALWGYKRVFFFRDGYFSWLALDYPVTLQSDQVPEEVVSREPEKEKD from the coding sequence ATGAAATGGAATTTTTATCTTGCGGGGTGCTTTCTAGCCCTGACCTCCTGCTTCCTCTCTGCCCAGGAAGCGCCAGTCCATATCAAAAATGTTGTTACCATCAACTCACAACAGGCCAAGCGCCTTCATGAACTGGGAGCCCTGTTTATCGATGTGAGGCCCTATCAACAGTGGCAATGGGGGCATATTGAGCGGTCTAACAGCCTGGATCTCAGGGCCGGTTTCAGACAACTATTTGCGCCTGATACTCTGGATAAAAAGACGCCTATTGTCATCTATGGCAACAGCACTTACCACATGAGGGGAGCGGTAGCGAGTTACCTTGCAGCACTCTGGGGGTACAAGAGAGTGTTCTTTTTCAGGGATGGCTACTTTTCCTGGTTAGCACTTGATTATCCGGTCACTCTTCAGTCAGATCAGGTACCAGAAGAGGTAGTCAGTCGGGAGCCAGAGAAGGAAAAAGATTGA
- the dcuC gene encoding anaerobic C4-dicarboxylate transporter DcuC, with protein sequence MLELLVGAIVVIFVARFILKGCNPQGVLFGGAIALFIFTILQGGSIMPEGVKSTGILWLDIFEYIKFMFMDRAGGLGMIIMALCGFAAYMTKVGANEVVVDLFTKPLARLKSPYILLFSAFLVGSLLSLAVSSATGLGVLLMATLFPVLTRLGISRLSATAAMATTASISFSPTSSDSIVAAQSVGVSLNEYVFSMQWPAAMPAIIAIGIGHIIWQKYMDQKHGLTGGESVEVEQSLDIIAPRYYALFPFLPVIFVTLFGSGLIAGLELEVVTILLICIFIVMLVEMIRHRDSDVVFGGMKHCFEKMGEAFSNVVTLLIAAGVFSQGLVASGVIDNLLGLTSNMGFGPVLIMLFFVAITLIASIIMGSGNAPFYAFVELIPAIAMKMGINPAFLILPMQQASNAGRGMSPVAGVIVATAGIAQVSPMDLVKRTIPPLAFGLVVNIVITLFYLPIYP encoded by the coding sequence ATGCTGGAGCTACTGGTCGGTGCAATTGTCGTAATTTTTGTCGCACGTTTTATTTTAAAGGGCTGCAATCCCCAGGGGGTACTTTTCGGCGGAGCCATCGCACTGTTTATTTTTACCATTCTTCAGGGCGGCTCGATTATGCCTGAAGGAGTGAAAAGCACCGGCATTCTCTGGCTGGATATTTTTGAATACATCAAGTTCATGTTTATGGACCGTGCCGGTGGCCTGGGTATGATCATCATGGCTTTGTGTGGGTTTGCCGCTTACATGACCAAAGTCGGAGCCAATGAAGTAGTTGTCGACTTGTTCACTAAGCCCCTGGCCCGGCTGAAGTCGCCCTACATTTTGCTGTTTTCCGCTTTCCTGGTCGGTAGCCTTTTGTCTCTGGCGGTATCCAGTGCCACAGGGCTGGGGGTTCTGCTAATGGCCACCCTGTTCCCTGTTCTGACCCGCTTAGGTATAAGTCGACTGTCTGCTACTGCCGCTATGGCAACTACGGCTTCTATCAGTTTCTCTCCCACTTCTTCAGACAGTATTGTCGCTGCCCAGAGTGTTGGAGTTTCTCTTAATGAGTATGTGTTCTCCATGCAGTGGCCGGCAGCAATGCCAGCCATTATCGCTATCGGTATTGGTCATATTATTTGGCAAAAATACATGGATCAGAAACACGGGCTAACGGGCGGGGAATCTGTAGAGGTCGAACAATCACTGGATATTATTGCACCTCGTTACTATGCCTTGTTTCCATTTCTGCCGGTTATTTTCGTCACGCTGTTTGGCAGCGGCCTGATTGCTGGCCTTGAGCTGGAGGTGGTGACCATCCTGCTCATCTGTATTTTTATCGTGATGCTGGTAGAAATGATCCGACACAGAGACAGCGATGTTGTTTTTGGTGGTATGAAGCATTGTTTTGAAAAGATGGGCGAGGCCTTTTCCAATGTAGTAACCCTGCTGATTGCAGCCGGTGTGTTCTCTCAAGGTCTGGTGGCTTCCGGCGTTATTGACAATCTTCTGGGACTGACAAGCAATATGGGGTTTGGCCCGGTCTTAATCATGTTGTTCTTTGTCGCTATCACTCTGATTGCTTCCATTATCATGGGGTCAGGTAACGCCCCTTTCTACGCTTTTGTCGAGTTGATTCCTGCTATTGCTATGAAAATGGGCATCAACCCAGCGTTCCTGATTTTGCCCATGCAACAGGCTTCAAATGCAGGCCGGGGCATGTCTCCTGTTGCTGGCGTTATTGTCGCAACAGCCGGTATTGCTCAGGTATCGCCGATGGATCTGGTAAAACGCACCATTCCACCCCTGGCATTTGGTCTGGTGGTGAACATTGTGATCACCCTCTTCTACTTACCAATCTACCCATAA
- the pepT gene encoding peptidase T: protein MSKLLDRFLEYVRIDTQSNPDHSATPSTEKQWNLARYLQNELETMGLTDVVLDEHCYLSARLPTNTETAAPVIGFIAHMDTAPDFSGHQVNPQIIKNYDGKAIELGQQFTLCPSEFPELDNCLNKTLITTDGSTLLGADNKAGIAEILTAVDYLIAHPEIPHAEIRIGFTPDEEIGRGANLFDVGSFGADFAYTIDGGPLGEFQYENFNASAAKINVTGQSVHPGHAKNKLVNAMLIAAEFIGEMPSDETPQTTEGYQGFYHLKTMESSVTETTMNWIIRDFDPEKQTARKQFITDKVAEFNYRYGEHRLSLELTDNYRNMREVIEPKKDIINLAIKAIETAEVRPVIIPIRGGTDGARLSFKGLPCPNIFTGGYNFHGPYEFICLEDMEKTVEVLVNIAQLAPQTFNNHEH from the coding sequence ATGTCAAAACTGCTCGATCGCTTTTTGGAATATGTCCGTATAGATACCCAATCCAACCCGGATCACTCAGCCACTCCCAGCACTGAAAAACAGTGGAACCTGGCCAGATATCTGCAAAATGAACTGGAAACTATGGGCCTTACCGATGTCGTACTGGATGAGCACTGCTATCTGTCGGCCAGACTGCCCACCAACACAGAAACCGCAGCGCCTGTGATTGGCTTTATCGCTCATATGGATACCGCCCCGGATTTTTCAGGTCATCAGGTCAACCCACAGATTATTAAAAACTACGACGGCAAAGCCATTGAACTCGGCCAACAGTTCACCCTATGTCCTTCAGAGTTCCCGGAGCTGGATAATTGCCTGAACAAAACTCTGATCACTACCGATGGCTCTACCTTGCTGGGCGCAGATAATAAAGCAGGTATTGCTGAAATACTTACCGCTGTTGACTACTTAATAGCCCACCCAGAAATTCCCCATGCCGAAATTCGTATTGGCTTTACTCCTGATGAAGAAATTGGCAGGGGTGCAAACTTGTTTGATGTCGGCAGTTTTGGTGCAGACTTCGCCTATACAATTGATGGAGGGCCACTGGGCGAGTTCCAGTACGAGAACTTCAACGCTTCAGCTGCTAAAATCAACGTGACTGGCCAAAGTGTTCATCCGGGACATGCGAAAAACAAGTTGGTGAATGCCATGCTCATCGCTGCTGAGTTTATCGGTGAAATGCCCTCAGACGAGACACCTCAGACTACCGAAGGTTATCAAGGTTTTTACCACCTTAAGACCATGGAAAGCTCAGTGACAGAAACCACGATGAACTGGATCATCAGAGACTTTGATCCGGAAAAACAGACAGCTCGCAAACAATTCATCACTGACAAAGTCGCTGAATTCAACTATCGATATGGTGAGCACAGGCTCTCCCTGGAATTAACCGATAACTACCGCAACATGCGTGAAGTGATTGAACCTAAGAAAGATATTATCAACCTGGCTATCAAGGCCATAGAAACTGCAGAAGTTAGACCTGTAATCATTCCTATCCGGGGTGGTACCGACGGTGCCAGACTTTCCTTTAAAGGACTGCCCTGCCCCAATATTTTCACCGGCGGTTACAATTTCCATGGACCCTATGAGTTTATCTGTCTGGAAGACATGGAAAAAACCGTCGAAGTGCTGGTGAATATTGCCCAGCTAGCTCCCCAGACGTTTAATAATCACGAACACTGA
- the pdxB gene encoding 4-phosphoerythronate dehydrogenase PdxB, protein MKIVADENIPLLHECFGALGEVVALQGRDIAAGDIAGADALLVRSVTKVNEALLSQASSLRFVGSCTAGVDHIDQFALANRGITFANAPGCNAQSVVEYVLCALDILADRDGFELKKRKVGIVGHGQVGSRLYQTFAGLGVEVMACDPLCERTPGVRFEPLETLLQQCDVIALHTPLTWHVDYPTHHMLDYDRLSQIKPGSILINGGRGPVIDNQALLKVLEEGLDLSVVLDVWEYEPDVNLDLLARVDIGTPHIAGYSLDGKISGTEKVYKALCRTFGLPGRVRLAAVTPMPALKRMGFNDSATAAQAAGLAMKSVYDLRHDDALMRRLLYMDKKARCIEFDRMRKHYRERREFSTLTVQARKCEAGVQEHLKALGFHLQEC, encoded by the coding sequence ATGAAAATTGTTGCTGACGAGAACATTCCACTGCTCCATGAATGCTTTGGTGCACTGGGTGAAGTAGTGGCTTTGCAGGGGCGGGATATTGCTGCTGGCGATATTGCTGGTGCCGACGCGCTGCTGGTGCGCTCAGTGACAAAGGTGAATGAAGCGCTGCTGAGCCAGGCTTCTTCACTCAGGTTTGTTGGCTCATGTACTGCTGGCGTTGATCATATTGATCAGTTCGCCCTGGCCAACCGAGGCATTACATTTGCTAATGCGCCTGGTTGTAATGCTCAATCGGTTGTTGAGTACGTGCTTTGTGCTCTGGATATTCTTGCTGATCGCGATGGCTTTGAGCTGAAAAAAAGAAAGGTCGGCATTGTGGGCCACGGGCAAGTGGGCAGCCGACTGTATCAAACCTTTGCAGGACTGGGTGTTGAGGTTATGGCCTGTGATCCGCTCTGTGAGCGAACGCCGGGAGTCCGATTTGAACCTTTAGAAACACTGCTGCAACAGTGTGATGTTATTGCCCTGCATACCCCCCTGACCTGGCATGTGGATTACCCCACCCATCACATGCTGGATTATGACAGGCTGAGCCAGATAAAACCGGGCTCTATTCTGATCAATGGCGGAAGAGGCCCTGTCATTGATAACCAGGCGCTGCTGAAAGTCCTTGAAGAAGGTCTTGATCTCAGTGTGGTGCTGGATGTTTGGGAATATGAACCCGATGTCAATCTGGATTTGCTGGCCCGCGTGGATATTGGCACCCCTCATATTGCTGGTTACAGCCTGGACGGAAAAATCTCGGGTACTGAAAAGGTGTATAAGGCCCTGTGCCGGACCTTTGGTTTGCCGGGCCGGGTCAGGCTGGCCGCTGTCACTCCCATGCCCGCCCTGAAAAGAATGGGTTTTAATGACTCTGCCACCGCTGCCCAGGCTGCTGGTCTGGCGATGAAATCAGTCTACGATCTACGCCACGACGATGCCCTTATGCGCCGCCTCCTCTATATGGATAAGAAAGCACGCTGCATCGAGTTTGACCGAATGAGAAAGCATTACCGGGAGCGGCGGGAGTTCAGCACTCTGACAGTTCAGGCCAGAAAGTGTGAGGCAGGAGTGCAGGAGCATCTGAAGGCGCTGGGCTTTCATCTTCAGGAGTGCTGA
- a CDS encoding P-loop NTPase, with protein MNSSTKQIIAVAGCKGGVGKTLIAVNLALALTNNGRRVVLMDGNLAVPDVGLSLGLEKKLDMTHFDDNDSFSSFIQDGPGGLKVLSPEGEPIWRETVETGHAVRMIDSLESLAPTLDTLVIDTAPGLAPDNVALIQAAGEILIVINQEVLSLLDAVRMIRMLYRIYGVRRFGVIVNAVSNRRYGSNQFERLQSYLNDEVEIILRYLGSIPFDKAVAGSLARQQALLQFSPDCRASKAISRIAHQMMAIPVTPPRGRIEFFLPTRIKERV; from the coding sequence ATGAACTCATCAACAAAACAGATTATTGCGGTTGCAGGATGTAAAGGTGGAGTAGGTAAAACACTGATTGCTGTCAATCTCGCACTGGCGCTTACAAACAACGGAAGACGTGTGGTTTTAATGGATGGAAACCTCGCAGTCCCTGATGTTGGACTAAGCCTTGGGCTTGAGAAGAAGCTCGATATGACTCACTTCGATGACAACGACTCTTTTTCCAGTTTTATTCAGGATGGACCCGGGGGGCTGAAAGTATTGTCGCCAGAAGGGGAACCCATCTGGAGAGAGACCGTAGAAACCGGTCATGCTGTCCGAATGATAGACAGTCTGGAGTCACTGGCTCCCACGCTTGATACCCTGGTCATTGATACCGCTCCCGGGTTGGCTCCGGATAATGTAGCGCTTATTCAGGCAGCGGGAGAAATTCTCATCGTTATCAATCAGGAAGTTTTATCACTGTTAGATGCTGTGAGGATGATCCGTATGCTTTACCGAATATACGGTGTTCGTCGTTTTGGAGTGATTGTAAACGCCGTTAGTAATCGTCGGTATGGTTCTAACCAGTTTGAAAGACTGCAATCTTATCTTAATGATGAAGTAGAAATTATTCTCCGTTACCTGGGATCCATTCCATTCGACAAGGCGGTTGCAGGTTCGCTGGCCCGTCAGCAGGCTCTTTTGCAGTTCAGTCCGGATTGCCGGGCTTCGAAAGCCATTTCTCGTATTGCCCATCAGATGATGGCAATACCGGTCACACCACCAAGAGGTCGTATTGAATTCTTCTTGCCAACAAGAATAAAAGAGAGGGTATAA
- a CDS encoding sigma-54 dependent transcriptional regulator, protein MDAADQVLIIEDSQQRRHDLSTIIEFMGYRTKAVSSAHWEDAIKESDKSGFCALFLGDFLQAESSMQGMIARIQNWSGGVPVIRIAEPLPENLQSSLRRQIIARVDWPCNRSQLLSCLHYGQVYREQWRQLHQTGMNQQVELFRGLVGKSDRVRKVRAFMAQVANRDVNVMVTGESGTGKELVARNLHDHSHRRDMPFVPVNCGAIPNELLESELFGHEKGSFTGAVSSRKGRFELAQGGTLFLDEIGDMPLHMQVKLLRVLQERTIERVGGSEQIPVDVRIIAATHKNLSEMIESGEFREDLYYRLNVFPIEMPALRDRPEDIPLILNELVSAMEKQSRGSIRLSSAAIMSLCRHGWPGNVREMSNLLERLAIMYPYGVVGVQDLPQNFRYMEAISDDDGVAELFPDSIQPAGPGKVDDLAILPVGGLNLKEFLTRLEKSLIQQALSDCNSVVARAADKLQIRRTTLVEKMRKYGLHRYEETMR, encoded by the coding sequence ATGGATGCAGCAGATCAGGTATTGATCATCGAAGACTCTCAACAGCGCCGACATGATCTAAGTACCATTATCGAGTTTATGGGGTATCGTACCAAGGCGGTCAGCTCCGCCCATTGGGAAGATGCTATCAAAGAATCCGACAAAAGTGGTTTCTGTGCGCTTTTTCTTGGAGATTTTCTCCAGGCAGAAAGCTCAATGCAGGGCATGATCGCCCGCATACAGAATTGGAGTGGCGGTGTTCCCGTCATTCGCATAGCTGAGCCGCTTCCGGAAAACCTCCAATCCTCCCTTCGCAGACAGATCATCGCTCGTGTAGACTGGCCCTGCAACCGTTCACAGTTACTCTCGTGTTTGCATTATGGTCAGGTGTACCGTGAGCAATGGCGTCAACTTCACCAGACTGGAATGAATCAGCAGGTAGAACTGTTCCGTGGACTGGTCGGTAAAAGTGATCGAGTTCGTAAAGTTCGCGCTTTTATGGCACAGGTGGCCAACCGTGACGTCAATGTTATGGTGACCGGTGAGTCAGGAACAGGCAAAGAGCTGGTGGCCAGAAATCTGCATGACCATTCCCATCGTCGGGATATGCCTTTTGTGCCAGTAAACTGTGGTGCCATTCCTAACGAGTTGTTGGAAAGTGAACTGTTTGGCCATGAGAAAGGCTCTTTTACCGGAGCTGTTAGCTCAAGAAAAGGACGGTTTGAACTGGCACAGGGTGGCACACTGTTTCTTGACGAAATTGGTGATATGCCACTGCACATGCAGGTTAAGTTGCTCAGGGTTTTGCAGGAACGGACGATTGAAAGAGTGGGCGGTTCCGAGCAGATTCCCGTGGATGTCAGAATTATAGCGGCTACCCATAAAAACCTTTCTGAAATGATTGAGTCCGGTGAATTCAGGGAAGACCTGTACTACCGACTGAATGTATTCCCCATTGAAATGCCTGCACTCAGGGATCGTCCGGAAGATATTCCGCTGATTCTCAACGAGCTGGTCAGCGCCATGGAAAAACAGAGTCGTGGCTCCATTCGTTTGAGTTCCGCTGCCATTATGTCGCTCTGCCGTCATGGCTGGCCAGGCAACGTCAGGGAAATGTCCAATTTGCTGGAAAGGCTGGCGATCATGTACCCATACGGTGTCGTAGGTGTTCAGGATCTGCCTCAGAATTTTCGTTATATGGAAGCCATTTCTGATGATGACGGTGTTGCCGAGTTATTCCCGGACAGCATTCAGCCCGCCGGGCCTGGAAAAGTGGATGACTTGGCGATTCTTCCTGTTGGCGGCCTGAATCTGAAGGAGTTTTTGACGCGACTGGAAAAAAGTCTGATTCAGCAAGCCTTAAGTGACTGCAACAGCGTTGTAGCCAGGGCGGCTGACAAACTTCAGATTCGCCGTACTACGTTGGTTGAGAAAATGAGAAAGTATGGCCTTCATCGTTATGAAGAAACCATGCGTTAA